One window of Penaeus chinensis breed Huanghai No. 1 chromosome 1, ASM1920278v2, whole genome shotgun sequence genomic DNA carries:
- the LOC125038422 gene encoding bifunctional 3'-phosphoadenosine 5'-phosphosulfate synthase-like isoform X2 — protein MSYNRLLYNYKATNVTYQNNHMTRNKRGQILGQRGGFRGCTVWFTGLSGAGKTTVSFALEEYLVSRGIPAYCLDGDNMRHGLNKNLGFSDEDREENIRRVAEVAKLFADSGVVALCSFVSPFTKDREQARKIHEDSGLRFFEVFVDTPLEVCEQRDVKGLYKKARAGIIKGFTGIDSHYEKPEAPNVELKTAQCTVDECVQQVLEILQEWSIIPEAVRDNLKELFVPENKLTAAKTEAESLPSVNITKLDLQWLQVLSEGWASPLNGFMRENEFLQCQHFGCLLDYGITNQSIPIVLPIQTSDKEQLDGCSAFTLRYDGRAVAIIRKPEFYEHRKEERCARQFGTTCKDHPYIKMVLESGDWLCGGDIEVLERVRWNDGLDEYRLTPMELRAKFQQMGADAVFAFQLRNPVHNGHALLMQDTRRQLLERGYHNPVLLLHPLGGWTKDDDVPLKTRMEQHHAVLNEGVLDPESTVLAIFPSPMMYAGPTEVQWHAKARMSTGANFYIVGRDPAGMPHPETKKDIYEATHGRKVLTMAPGLTQLEIIPFRVAAYDKVASRMAFFDPSRKEEFEFISGTKMRTLARTGENPPDGFMAPSAWKILSTYYQSLGKA, from the exons AAGGCGACCAATGTCACGTACCAGAACAACCATATGACCAGAAACAAGCGAGGCCAGATCCTCGGCCAGCGAGGAGGCTTCCGAGGATGCACGGTGTGGTTCACGGGCCTCTCCGGCGCAG GCAAGACCACAGTGAGCTTTGCCCTGGAGGAGTACCTGGTGTCGCGCGGCATCCCGGCCTACTGTCTCGACGGCGACAACATGCGCCACGGCCTGAACAAGAACCTGGGCTTCAGCGACGAGGACCGCGAGGAGAACATCCGCCGAGTGGCCGAAGTCGCCAAGCTGTTCGCCGATTCCGGGGTGGTGGCGCTGTGCTCCTTCGTGTCGCCCTTCACCAAG GATCGAGAGCAAGCACGAAAAATCCATGAAGATTCAGGCCTAAGATTCTTTGAAGTGTTTGTGGACACACCCTTGGAGGTGTGTGAACAGAGGGATGTGAAGGGATTGTACAAGAAGGCAAGAGCTGGTATCATTAAAG GTTTCACTGGTATTGACTCTCACTATGAGAAACCCGAAGCTCCTAATGTAGAATTGAAGACAGCACAGTGTACAGTGGATGAATGTGTGCAGCAAGTACTGGAAATCTTACAGGAATGG AGCATAATTCCTGAGGCAGTAAGAGATAACCTGAAGGAGCTCTTTGTCCCAGAGAACAAACTGACAGCAGCCAAAACCGAAGCCGAGTCTCTCCCTTCAGTTAACATAACCAAGCTAGACTTACAGTGGTTGCAGGTCCTCTCTGAGGGATGGGCTTCTCCCCTGAATGGATTTATGAGAGAAAATGAGTTTTTGCAG tGCCAACATTTTGGTTGTTTGCTAGATTATGGAATTACAAATCAGTCCATTCCTATTGTGCTGCCTATTCAAACAAGTGATAAGGAGCAGTTAGATGGATGCTCAGCTTTCACTCTGCGATATGATGGAAGGGCTGTTGCTATTATAAGGAAACCTGAATTCTATGAACATCGCAAGGAGGAGAGGTGTGCTCGCCAGTTtg GTACAACTTGCAAGGATCACCCCTACATTAAGATGGTCCTCGAGTCTGGGGACTGGCTTTGTGGAGGGGATATTGAGGTCTTAGAAAGGGTCAG GTGGAATGATGGTTTGGATGAATACCGTCTGACGCCCATGGAACTAAGGGCTAAGTTCCAGCAGATGGGTGCCGATGCTGTCTTTGCCTTCCAACTGCGAAACCCTGTACACAATGGACATGCCCTGTTGATGCAG GATACACGCCGTCAGCTTTTAGAGCGTGGTTACCACAACCCTGTGTTGCTCCTTCACCCTCTGGGAGGCTGgactaaagatgatgatgtgcCCCTGAAAACACGCATGGAACAGCATCATGCTG TACTAAATGAAGGAGTGCTGGATCCAGAATCTACTGTCCTGGCCATCTTCCCTTCGCCCATGATGTATGCAGGACCAACTGAAGTGCAATGGCATGCCAAGGCTCGTATGTCAACAGGCGCCAACTTCTACATTGTAGGTCGTGATCCTGCTGGCATGCCTCACCCTGAgactaaaaaagatatatatgaagccACCCATGGTCGCAAGGTCCTCACGATGGCCCCTGGACTGACACAGCTAGAGATCATTCCTTTCCGAGTGGCAGCTTATGACAAGGTGGCTAGCAGGATGGCCTTCTTTGACCCATCTCGCAAAGAGGAGTTTGAGTTCATCTCTGGCACAAAGATGCGCACATTAGCTCGCACTGGAGAAAATCCTCCTGATGGTTTCATGGCTCCATCAGCATGGAAGATTCTTAGCACATATTATCAGAGTCTGGGCAAGGCATGA
- the LOC125038422 gene encoding bifunctional 3'-phosphoadenosine 5'-phosphosulfate synthase-like isoform X1 translates to MLNSRLNLSFYKAQAEKATNVTYQNNHMTRNKRGQILGQRGGFRGCTVWFTGLSGAGKTTVSFALEEYLVSRGIPAYCLDGDNMRHGLNKNLGFSDEDREENIRRVAEVAKLFADSGVVALCSFVSPFTKDREQARKIHEDSGLRFFEVFVDTPLEVCEQRDVKGLYKKARAGIIKGFTGIDSHYEKPEAPNVELKTAQCTVDECVQQVLEILQEWSIIPEAVRDNLKELFVPENKLTAAKTEAESLPSVNITKLDLQWLQVLSEGWASPLNGFMRENEFLQCQHFGCLLDYGITNQSIPIVLPIQTSDKEQLDGCSAFTLRYDGRAVAIIRKPEFYEHRKEERCARQFGTTCKDHPYIKMVLESGDWLCGGDIEVLERVRWNDGLDEYRLTPMELRAKFQQMGADAVFAFQLRNPVHNGHALLMQDTRRQLLERGYHNPVLLLHPLGGWTKDDDVPLKTRMEQHHAVLNEGVLDPESTVLAIFPSPMMYAGPTEVQWHAKARMSTGANFYIVGRDPAGMPHPETKKDIYEATHGRKVLTMAPGLTQLEIIPFRVAAYDKVASRMAFFDPSRKEEFEFISGTKMRTLARTGENPPDGFMAPSAWKILSTYYQSLGKA, encoded by the exons AAGGCGACCAATGTCACGTACCAGAACAACCATATGACCAGAAACAAGCGAGGCCAGATCCTCGGCCAGCGAGGAGGCTTCCGAGGATGCACGGTGTGGTTCACGGGCCTCTCCGGCGCAG GCAAGACCACAGTGAGCTTTGCCCTGGAGGAGTACCTGGTGTCGCGCGGCATCCCGGCCTACTGTCTCGACGGCGACAACATGCGCCACGGCCTGAACAAGAACCTGGGCTTCAGCGACGAGGACCGCGAGGAGAACATCCGCCGAGTGGCCGAAGTCGCCAAGCTGTTCGCCGATTCCGGGGTGGTGGCGCTGTGCTCCTTCGTGTCGCCCTTCACCAAG GATCGAGAGCAAGCACGAAAAATCCATGAAGATTCAGGCCTAAGATTCTTTGAAGTGTTTGTGGACACACCCTTGGAGGTGTGTGAACAGAGGGATGTGAAGGGATTGTACAAGAAGGCAAGAGCTGGTATCATTAAAG GTTTCACTGGTATTGACTCTCACTATGAGAAACCCGAAGCTCCTAATGTAGAATTGAAGACAGCACAGTGTACAGTGGATGAATGTGTGCAGCAAGTACTGGAAATCTTACAGGAATGG AGCATAATTCCTGAGGCAGTAAGAGATAACCTGAAGGAGCTCTTTGTCCCAGAGAACAAACTGACAGCAGCCAAAACCGAAGCCGAGTCTCTCCCTTCAGTTAACATAACCAAGCTAGACTTACAGTGGTTGCAGGTCCTCTCTGAGGGATGGGCTTCTCCCCTGAATGGATTTATGAGAGAAAATGAGTTTTTGCAG tGCCAACATTTTGGTTGTTTGCTAGATTATGGAATTACAAATCAGTCCATTCCTATTGTGCTGCCTATTCAAACAAGTGATAAGGAGCAGTTAGATGGATGCTCAGCTTTCACTCTGCGATATGATGGAAGGGCTGTTGCTATTATAAGGAAACCTGAATTCTATGAACATCGCAAGGAGGAGAGGTGTGCTCGCCAGTTtg GTACAACTTGCAAGGATCACCCCTACATTAAGATGGTCCTCGAGTCTGGGGACTGGCTTTGTGGAGGGGATATTGAGGTCTTAGAAAGGGTCAG GTGGAATGATGGTTTGGATGAATACCGTCTGACGCCCATGGAACTAAGGGCTAAGTTCCAGCAGATGGGTGCCGATGCTGTCTTTGCCTTCCAACTGCGAAACCCTGTACACAATGGACATGCCCTGTTGATGCAG GATACACGCCGTCAGCTTTTAGAGCGTGGTTACCACAACCCTGTGTTGCTCCTTCACCCTCTGGGAGGCTGgactaaagatgatgatgtgcCCCTGAAAACACGCATGGAACAGCATCATGCTG TACTAAATGAAGGAGTGCTGGATCCAGAATCTACTGTCCTGGCCATCTTCCCTTCGCCCATGATGTATGCAGGACCAACTGAAGTGCAATGGCATGCCAAGGCTCGTATGTCAACAGGCGCCAACTTCTACATTGTAGGTCGTGATCCTGCTGGCATGCCTCACCCTGAgactaaaaaagatatatatgaagccACCCATGGTCGCAAGGTCCTCACGATGGCCCCTGGACTGACACAGCTAGAGATCATTCCTTTCCGAGTGGCAGCTTATGACAAGGTGGCTAGCAGGATGGCCTTCTTTGACCCATCTCGCAAAGAGGAGTTTGAGTTCATCTCTGGCACAAAGATGCGCACATTAGCTCGCACTGGAGAAAATCCTCCTGATGGTTTCATGGCTCCATCAGCATGGAAGATTCTTAGCACATATTATCAGAGTCTGGGCAAGGCATGA
- the LOC125040510 gene encoding N-alpha-acetyltransferase 50-like isoform X1: MRKPQRQGKLHPPQDDLLSSCCRGRIELGDVTPHNIKQLKLLNQVVFPVSYNDKFYKDVLEAGELAKLAYYNDMVVGGVCCRVDILDGQRRLYIMTLGCLAPYRRLGIGTKMLEHVLNYVEKEGNFHSIFLHVQVNNDGALDFYKKFGFGVVETKQHYYKRIEPADAHVLQKTLVKS, translated from the exons GCCCCAGAGACAAGGAAAGTTGCATCCTCCTCAAGATGACCTTTTGAGTTCCTGCTGCAG GGGCCGCATAGAGCTGGGGGATGTAACGCCCCACAACATAAAGCAGCTGAAATTGCTGAACCAGGTGGTTTTCCCAGTGAGTTACAATGACAAGTTTTACAAGGATGTCCTAGAAGCTGGGGAACTGGCAAAGTTAG CATACTACAATGATATGGTGGTTGGTGGTGTATGCTGCCGCGTGGACATACTGGATGGTCAGCGACGACTCTACATCATGACTCTTGGCTGCCTTGCCCCCTACCGCCGCCTGGGCATTGGCACAAAGATGCTGGAACATGTTTTAAATTATGTTGAAAAAGAAGGCAATTTTCACTCCATATTCCT GCATGTTCAAGTGAATAATGATGGAGCGTTAGATTTCTACAAGAAGTTTGGCTTTGGTGTTGTGGAAACAAAGCAGCATTATTACAAGAGAATTGAGCCTGCAGATGCCCATGTTCTTCAGAAAACCCTTGTCAAATCTTGA
- the LOC125040510 gene encoding probable N-acetyltransferase san isoform X2: MRKGRIELGDVTPHNIKQLKLLNQVVFPVSYNDKFYKDVLEAGELAKLAYYNDMVVGGVCCRVDILDGQRRLYIMTLGCLAPYRRLGIGTKMLEHVLNYVEKEGNFHSIFLHVQVNNDGALDFYKKFGFGVVETKQHYYKRIEPADAHVLQKTLVKS, from the exons GGGCCGCATAGAGCTGGGGGATGTAACGCCCCACAACATAAAGCAGCTGAAATTGCTGAACCAGGTGGTTTTCCCAGTGAGTTACAATGACAAGTTTTACAAGGATGTCCTAGAAGCTGGGGAACTGGCAAAGTTAG CATACTACAATGATATGGTGGTTGGTGGTGTATGCTGCCGCGTGGACATACTGGATGGTCAGCGACGACTCTACATCATGACTCTTGGCTGCCTTGCCCCCTACCGCCGCCTGGGCATTGGCACAAAGATGCTGGAACATGTTTTAAATTATGTTGAAAAAGAAGGCAATTTTCACTCCATATTCCT GCATGTTCAAGTGAATAATGATGGAGCGTTAGATTTCTACAAGAAGTTTGGCTTTGGTGTTGTGGAAACAAAGCAGCATTATTACAAGAGAATTGAGCCTGCAGATGCCCATGTTCTTCAGAAAACCCTTGTCAAATCTTGA